In the Plodia interpunctella isolate USDA-ARS_2022_Savannah chromosome 6, ilPloInte3.2, whole genome shotgun sequence genome, one interval contains:
- the LOC128670546 gene encoding uncharacterized protein LOC128670546, translated as MKDMNSSVQNSISDLLKLARKFNCFYLSGLHQGTCVPFLVTGRQVGLIRSDVMKHLQRFPEVFSINDKYVELNPAFRDYEERTSKVAEILNKLRIENEICALKGWRNECFEVSTPFYHESLLEMDRSAICLFGIRNYGVSVNGYLQHPTKGLCIWLQQRSFTKETWPGKWDCFVSGGLAVGYGILETTIKEAAEEASVQGELVKKLVPSGCVSFFFESERGLFPNTEYVYDLELPIDFTPRNADGEVQTFELLTAEECVQRALSPQFKTTGAPVLMDFLIRKGYINPENEPNYRYLVELLHVPLQSIYNWPYTLTNTMNNGDNENVKD; from the exons ATGAAAGACATGAATTCGTCAGTTCAGAATAGCATTTCAGATTTATTGAAGTTAGCCAGAAAATTcaactgtttttatttgtcag GTTTACATCAAGGAACATGTGTACCATTTTTAGTGACTGGTCGTCAAGTTGGTCTTATTAGATCAGATGTTATGAAACATCTTCAACGATTTCCTGAG GTATTCAgtattaatgataaatatgttGAGCTCAATCCAGCATTCCGAGATTATGAAGAAAGAACAAGTAAAGTTGctgaaattttaaacaaattacgaATAGAAAATGAGATTTGTGCACTAAAAGGTTGGAGAAATGag TGTTTCGAAGTAAGCACTCCATTTTATCACGAGAGTCTGCTGGAGATGGACAGGAGTGCTATTTGCCTGTTTGGTATTAGAAATTATGGTGTCAGTGTGAATGGGTACTTGCAGCATCCTACTAAAGGACTCTGTATTTGGCTACAACAAAGAAGTTTCACCAAAGAAACTTGGCCTG gcaAATGGGACTGCTTTGTAAGTGGAGGCCTGGCTGTTGGCTATGGTATTTTAGAGACTACTATCAAAGAAGCAGCTGAAGAGGCATCAGTTCAAGGGGAACTGGTCAAAAAACTTGTACCATCAGGATGTGTTAG TTTTTTCTTCGAGAGTGAAAGAGGTCTGTTTCCCAACACGGAATACGTGTATGACCTCGAGCTGCCTATAGACTTCACGCCGCGCAACGCCGACGGCGAGGTGCAGACCTTTGAGCTGCTGACCGCTGAGGAATGCGTCCAGAGAGCACTTTCGCCCCAATTCAAAACCACAGGTGCCCCAGTCCTAATGGACTTCTTGATACGTAAAGGATATATTAATCCTGAAAATG AGCCCAACTATCGATATCTGGTGGAGTTGCTACATGTACCTTTGCAGTCTATATACAACTGGCCTTATACATTGACAAACACCATGAATAATGGAGACAACGAGAATGTAAAAGATTAA
- the und gene encoding methionine aminopeptidase 2, with the protein MAAVKNKDIIEKEIIENGEEEEEIDGVEETENKDPAKKKKKKKKKKKTVENEGLGDNEPQGNETGKVLTLTAEEIAADGEDKKKKKKKNKSKTGKGPSKEQTHPPTIPIAELYPDGNFPEGQIMEHGPAEGIDDRTAKDRFSSEEKRALDRMHQDIYHEIRHAAEAHRQTRKYIRDWIKPGMTMIQICEELESTARRLIGEDGLKAGLAFPTGCSRNHCAAHYTPNTGDTTVLEYDDVVKIDFGTHINGRIIDCAFTLHFNPRYDPLVRGVQEATEAGIRAAGVDARLCDVGAAVQEVMESHEVELDGQVYQVKPIRNLNGHSIGPYRIHAGKTVPIVKGGETTRMEENEFYAIETFGSTGRGQVHDDMDCSHYMKNFDQQFVPLRLQSSKQLLNLINKNFGTLAFCKRWLERAGASRYAMALKDLCDKGVVDAYPPLCDIKGCYTAQFEHTILLRPTCKEVLSRGLDY; encoded by the exons atggctgcagttaaaaataaagatataattgAAAAGGAAATAATCGAAAATGGGGAAGAGGAGGAAGAGATTGACGGAGTAGAGGAGACCGAAAACAAAGATCctgctaagaagaagaaaaagaaaaaaaagaagaagaagacag TTGAGAATGAAGGTCTTGGTGATAATGAGCCTCAGGGCAATGAGACCGGCAAAGTCCTGACATTGACTGCTGAAGAAATAGCTGCAGATGGGGAAgataagaaaaagaagaagaaaaaaaataaaagcaagaCTGGGAAAGGTCCTTCTAAGGAGCAAACTCATCCACCAACTATTCCTATTGCTGAACTGTACCCTGATG GTAATTTCCCTGAGGGTCAAATAATGGAGCATGGTCCCGCTGAAGGCATTGATGATAGAACTGCAAAAGATCGCTTCTCTAGTGAAGAGAAGCGAGCATTGGATAGAATGCATCAGGATATCTACCATGAGATCAGACATGCAGCAGAAGCACATAGACAG ACACGTAAATACATCCGTGACTGGATCAAGCCTGGCATGACCATGATCCAGATCTGTGAGGAGCTGGAATCTACTGCAAGACGTCTGATTGGAGAGGATGGCTTGAAGGCAGGCTTAGCCTTTCCTACTGGTTGCAGTCGCAACCACTGTGCTGCTCATTACACACCAAACACAG GCGACACGACAGTCCTGGAGTACGACGACGTGGTGAAGATAGACTTCGGCACGCACATAAACGGGCGCATCATAGACTGCGCGTTCACGCTGCACTTCAACCCGCGCTACGACCCGCTCGTGCGCGGCGTGCAGGAGGCCACGGAGGCCGGCATCCGCGCCGCGGGCGTCGACGCCCGTCTCTGCGACGTCGGCGCTGCTGTGCAAGag GTTATGGAGTCACATGAAGTAGAGTTGGATGGTCAAGTTTATCAAGTCAAACCAATACGAAACTTGAATGGGCATTCTATTGGACCATATA GGATCCACGCCGGCAAAACCGTGCCCATAGTGAAAGGTGGCGAAACGACTCGCATGGAGGAGAATGAGTTCTACGCGATCGAGACCTTCGGCTCCACGGGCCGCGGCCAGGTGCACGACGACATGGACTGTTCGCATTACATGAAGAACTTCGACCAGCAGTTTGTACCTCTCAG ACTGCAATCGTCAAAGCAGCTGCTGAACCTGATCAACAAAAACTTCGGGACGCTGGCGTTCTGCAAGCGGTGGCTGGAGCGGGCGGGGGCCTCGAGGTACGCGATGGCGCTGAAGGACCTGTGCGACAAGGGCGTGGTGGACGCCTACCCGCCGCTGTGCGACATCAAGGGCTGCTACACGGCGCAGTTCGAGCACACCATCCTCCTGCGCCCCACCTGCAAGGAGGTCCTCTCCCGCGGCCTAGACTACTAg